A genomic region of Micromonospora sp. NBRC 110009 contains the following coding sequences:
- a CDS encoding geranylgeranyl reductase family protein — protein MIIWDLVVVGGGPAGLSAAHAAARAGVRTLVIERATHPRYKTCGGGLIGTSLAEIADRIEVPVDDRVDRITVTRDGRRAFTRRHSGPLLAMVRREKFDDRLRAAAVAAGAEVREGVPVRAVEQDPDEVRLRLADGDVVRARTVIGADGSSGVTARHVGVTFRQVDLGLEVELPVPPDEQERWRGRVLLDWGPVPGSYAWVFPKGDDRLTVGVISARGAGERTRAYLRDFVARLGLSGLTPEHDSGHLTRCRAEDAPLRRGRVLVAGDAAGLLEPWSREGISYALRSGRLAGEAVAGGDPAAYEREVHRQLVPAMRAGHRLLEVFERRPDVIHALLATPPGWRMFVRFCHGRTSFEELVTRGPVRAGLALVDRLPPWRPRAAAAPDSAAR, from the coding sequence GTGATCATCTGGGATCTCGTGGTCGTCGGCGGTGGCCCCGCCGGCCTCTCCGCCGCCCACGCCGCGGCCCGTGCCGGAGTGCGCACGCTGGTGATCGAGCGCGCCACGCATCCCCGCTACAAGACCTGCGGGGGCGGCCTGATCGGGACGTCGCTGGCCGAAATCGCCGACCGGATCGAGGTGCCGGTGGACGACCGGGTGGACCGGATCACGGTCACCCGGGACGGGCGACGCGCCTTCACCCGCCGGCACTCGGGTCCGCTGCTCGCCATGGTGCGGCGGGAGAAGTTCGACGACCGGCTGCGCGCGGCCGCGGTCGCCGCCGGGGCCGAGGTCCGCGAGGGCGTCCCGGTCCGCGCCGTGGAGCAGGACCCCGACGAGGTACGCCTCCGGCTGGCCGACGGGGACGTGGTCCGCGCCCGCACCGTCATCGGCGCCGACGGCTCCTCCGGGGTCACCGCCCGGCATGTCGGGGTGACCTTCCGCCAGGTCGACCTGGGCCTGGAGGTGGAGCTGCCGGTGCCCCCGGACGAGCAGGAGCGGTGGCGCGGCCGGGTGCTGCTGGACTGGGGACCGGTCCCCGGGTCGTACGCGTGGGTCTTTCCCAAGGGCGACGACCGGCTCACCGTCGGCGTCATCTCCGCCCGCGGCGCGGGGGAGCGCACCCGGGCCTACCTGCGCGACTTCGTCGCGCGGCTGGGATTGTCCGGGTTGACTCCGGAGCACGACTCCGGCCACCTGACCCGCTGCCGGGCCGAGGACGCGCCGCTGCGCCGCGGCCGGGTGCTGGTCGCCGGCGACGCCGCGGGCCTGCTGGAACCGTGGAGCCGGGAGGGCATCAGCTACGCCCTGCGCTCCGGCCGGCTGGCTGGCGAGGCCGTCGCCGGCGGCGACCCGGCGGCCTACGAGCGCGAGGTGCACCGGCAGCTCGTGCCGGCCATGCGGGCCGGGCACCGGCTGCTGGAGGTGTTCGAGCGGCGGCCGGATGTGATCCACGCGCTGCTCGCCACCCCACCGGGCTGGCGGATGTTCGTGCGGTTCTGCCACGGCCGCACCAGCTTCGAGGAACTCGTCACCCGCGGCCCGGTCCGGGCCGGGCTGGCCCTGGTGGACCGGCTCCCACCGTGGCGGCCGAGGGCGGCCGCCGCGCCGGACAGCGCCGCCCGCTAG
- a CDS encoding 4Fe-4S dicluster domain-containing protein, whose product MLEGNSLYGPLDPAPDAGWTEAPPRMGFFTDTSVCIGCKACEVACKEWNDVPASGFDLLGMSYDNTGALTANSWRHVAFIEQPLPAGHRTPPFAGGPVGEAVSPAAAAAAAGTTEDTGTYPGLPPGQPEAAARMSAGPEFLGMPGAQPPGRSTGAETRTDFRWLMMSDVCKHCTHAACLDVCPTGSLFRTEFGTVVVQDDICNGCGYCISACPYGVIDQRKDDGRAWKCTLCYDRLGAGKTPACAQACPTESIQFGPLDELRERAAARVAQLHDRGVPEARLYGHDPTDGVGGDGAFFLLLDEPEVYGLPPDPVVTTRDLPKMWKRAGVAALAMAAAAVAAFVGGSS is encoded by the coding sequence CTGTTGGAGGGCAACAGCCTCTACGGGCCGCTCGATCCCGCGCCGGACGCCGGGTGGACCGAGGCGCCGCCCCGGATGGGCTTCTTCACCGACACCAGCGTCTGCATCGGCTGCAAGGCCTGCGAGGTGGCCTGCAAGGAGTGGAACGACGTGCCCGCCTCCGGGTTCGACCTGCTCGGCATGTCGTACGACAACACCGGCGCGCTCACCGCCAACTCGTGGCGGCACGTCGCGTTCATCGAGCAGCCCCTGCCGGCCGGACACCGGACCCCGCCGTTCGCTGGCGGGCCGGTCGGGGAGGCGGTCAGCCCGGCCGCCGCGGCGGCCGCCGCCGGTACCACGGAGGACACCGGCACCTACCCCGGCCTGCCGCCGGGGCAGCCCGAGGCCGCCGCGCGGATGTCCGCCGGGCCGGAGTTCCTCGGCATGCCCGGCGCGCAGCCGCCCGGCCGGTCCACCGGTGCGGAGACCCGCACCGACTTCCGCTGGCTGATGATGTCGGACGTCTGCAAGCACTGCACCCACGCGGCCTGCCTGGACGTCTGCCCGACCGGATCGCTGTTCCGCACCGAGTTCGGCACCGTCGTGGTGCAGGACGACATCTGCAACGGCTGCGGCTACTGCATCTCCGCCTGCCCGTACGGGGTGATCGACCAGCGCAAGGACGATGGCCGGGCGTGGAAGTGCACGCTCTGCTACGACCGGCTGGGCGCCGGCAAGACCCCGGCGTGCGCGCAGGCCTGCCCGACCGAGTCGATCCAGTTCGGGCCCCTGGACGAGCTGCGGGAGCGGGCCGCCGCCCGGGTGGCCCAGCTGCACGATCGCGGGGTGCCGGAGGCCCGCCTCTACGGTCACGACCCCACGGACGGCGTCGGCGGCGACGGCGCGTTCTTCCTGCTGCTGGACGAGCCGGAGGTCTACGGCCTGCCGCCGGACCCGGTGGTCACCACCCGGGACCTGCCGAAGATGTGGAAGCGGGCCGGCGTGGCCGCGCTGGCCATGGCGGCGGCGGCCGTCGCCGCGTTCGTCGGAGGTTCATCGTGA
- a CDS encoding nucleotidyl transferase AbiEii/AbiGii toxin family protein, with translation MSHLHDFYREVARVALAAAGPHRFVLGGGVAWAAHGLVTRPTEDVDLFADVEGAAAAAAAGVRDALERAGYQVVDADPDSGLGELFDGFDRDLRDFVVSRDGRQIRLSLARLDRYRSPVVMDLGPVMDVRDLIANKTAALVNRREVRDYIDVSAALDRYGVAELLELARQVDPALDLADVRAAGRYLDGVPDRRFTRYGLGPEQVAEVRRRMAAWPR, from the coding sequence GTGAGCCACCTGCACGACTTCTACCGGGAGGTGGCCCGGGTGGCCCTGGCCGCCGCCGGCCCGCACCGGTTCGTGCTGGGCGGCGGGGTGGCCTGGGCGGCGCACGGCCTGGTCACCCGCCCGACCGAAGACGTGGACCTGTTCGCCGACGTGGAGGGCGCGGCCGCCGCCGCGGCGGCCGGGGTGCGGGACGCGCTGGAGCGGGCCGGCTACCAGGTGGTCGACGCGGACCCGGACAGCGGACTGGGCGAGCTGTTCGACGGTTTCGACCGGGACCTGCGGGACTTCGTGGTGAGCCGGGACGGCCGGCAGATCCGGCTCAGCCTGGCCCGGCTCGACCGCTACCGCAGCCCGGTGGTGATGGACCTCGGCCCGGTGATGGACGTGCGGGACCTGATCGCCAACAAGACCGCCGCGCTGGTGAACCGGCGCGAGGTCCGCGACTACATCGACGTGTCGGCCGCCCTGGACCGCTACGGCGTGGCGGAACTGCTGGAGCTGGCCCGCCAGGTGGACCCGGCGCTGGACCTGGCGGACGTCCGGGCGGCGGGCCGCTACCTGGACGGGGTGCCGGACCGACGGTTCACCCGCTACGGGCTGGGACCGGAGCAGGTCGCCGAGGTGCGCCGCCGGATGGCCGCCTGGCCGCGCTGA
- a CDS encoding bifunctional metallophosphatase/5'-nucleotidase → MTSSSGASRRQVLAVAAAAATAPLIAGAPARAAESAKGPKTWDLTVLGTSDTHGNVYNWDYYRDAEYDDSKHNDVGVAKLATLVNQIRAERKGKATLVLDAGDTIQGTPLATYYAKQEPITTTGETHPMANAMNVLNYDAVTLGNHEFNYGLPLLAKWISQLGFPALAANAINEATGKPAFLPYVIKKVSLGGYDSPTINVGILGLTNPGVAIWDRANVEGKLVFADMIATAAKWVPIMRERGADLVIISAHGGDSGTSSYGPELPNENPVALIAEQVPGIDAILFGHAHNEVPQKFVTNAATGERVLTSEPSKWGQRLTRMDFTVQKVKGRWTVLSKSATMLNTNTVVEDPAVLAAVRGQHDKTVGYVNQVVARCTVELPAAESRYKDTPILDFINHVQAEVVTKALAGTAYAGLPVLSQASPFSRTAVFPAGDVRIRDVAGLYVFDNTLEAVVMTGAEVKAYLEYSAKYFVTVPVGAPVDVNTISDPAVPDYNYDAISGLDYDIDISKPVGQRITRLVLPGTDTPVAPEAQFVVAVNNYRRSGGGNFPGIVKTQVYNQQQEIRQLLIDWAQAKGVIDPADFFVANWKLVREGVPVF, encoded by the coding sequence ATGACCTCCTCCTCCGGCGCCTCGCGCCGCCAGGTGCTGGCCGTCGCGGCCGCCGCCGCGACCGCGCCCCTGATCGCCGGCGCTCCCGCCCGGGCCGCCGAGTCGGCGAAGGGCCCGAAGACCTGGGACCTGACGGTCCTCGGCACCTCGGACACGCACGGCAACGTCTACAACTGGGACTACTACCGCGACGCCGAGTACGACGACAGCAAGCACAACGACGTCGGCGTCGCCAAGCTGGCCACCCTGGTGAACCAGATCCGGGCCGAGCGCAAGGGCAAGGCGACGCTGGTGCTCGACGCCGGTGACACCATCCAGGGCACCCCGCTGGCCACCTACTACGCCAAGCAGGAGCCGATCACCACCACCGGTGAGACGCACCCGATGGCGAACGCCATGAACGTGCTGAACTACGACGCCGTCACCCTGGGCAACCACGAGTTCAACTACGGTCTGCCGCTGCTGGCCAAGTGGATCTCTCAGCTCGGTTTCCCGGCGCTGGCCGCGAACGCGATCAACGAGGCGACCGGAAAGCCGGCCTTCCTGCCGTACGTCATCAAGAAGGTCTCGCTCGGCGGGTATGACTCCCCCACCATCAACGTCGGCATCCTGGGCCTCACCAACCCGGGCGTGGCCATCTGGGACCGGGCCAACGTCGAGGGCAAGCTGGTCTTCGCCGACATGATCGCGACCGCCGCCAAGTGGGTGCCGATCATGCGGGAGCGCGGCGCCGACCTGGTCATCATCTCCGCCCACGGCGGCGACAGCGGCACCTCCAGCTACGGGCCGGAGCTGCCGAACGAGAACCCGGTCGCGCTGATCGCCGAGCAGGTCCCGGGGATCGACGCGATCCTCTTCGGCCACGCCCACAACGAGGTGCCGCAGAAGTTCGTCACCAACGCCGCCACCGGCGAGCGGGTGCTCACCTCGGAGCCGTCGAAGTGGGGCCAGCGGCTGACCCGGATGGACTTCACCGTCCAGAAGGTCAAGGGCCGGTGGACGGTGCTGAGCAAGTCCGCCACCATGCTGAACACCAACACCGTGGTCGAGGACCCGGCGGTGCTCGCGGCGGTGCGCGGCCAGCACGACAAGACCGTCGGCTACGTCAACCAGGTGGTGGCGCGGTGCACGGTGGAGCTGCCCGCGGCGGAGTCGCGGTACAAGGACACCCCGATCCTGGACTTCATCAACCACGTCCAGGCCGAGGTGGTCACGAAGGCCCTCGCCGGCACCGCGTACGCCGGACTGCCGGTGCTGTCGCAGGCGTCGCCGTTCAGCCGGACGGCGGTCTTCCCCGCGGGTGACGTGCGGATCCGTGACGTGGCCGGGCTCTACGTCTTCGACAACACCCTCGAGGCCGTCGTGATGACCGGCGCCGAGGTGAAGGCGTACCTGGAGTACTCGGCGAAGTACTTCGTCACCGTCCCGGTCGGCGCGCCGGTGGACGTGAACACCATCAGCGACCCGGCCGTGCCGGACTACAACTACGACGCGATCTCCGGGCTCGACTACGACATCGACATCTCGAAGCCGGTCGGCCAGCGGATCACCCGCCTGGTCCTGCCGGGCACGGACACCCCGGTCGCGCCGGAGGCGCAGTTCGTCGTCGCGGTGAACAACTACCGGCGCAGCGGTGGCGGCAACTTCCCCGGCATCGTGAAGACCCAGGTCTACAACCAGCAGCAGGAGATCCGCCAGCTGCTGATCGACTGGGCGCAGGCCAAGGGCGTCATCGACCCGGCCGACTTCTTCGTGGCGAACTGGAAGCTGGTCCGCGAGGGCGTGCCGGTCTTCTGA
- the nrfD gene encoding NrfD/PsrC family molybdoenzyme membrane anchor subunit: protein MSPERAPVGDLFRRFRERLAAEGPERLGGPGARAGHGPKVTPTGAGPGANGGGPLLAGPQGGSRATGSGAGAARTDRGAAELGLAPQPPRDVAPAERPRRKGRRGGGGEQLTVPPAEFTSYYGRPILKAPVWKWDIAAYLFTGGLAAGSSLLAAGGQLTGRPALRRAGRVTSLAAVTASAYFLIHDLGKPARFHHMLRVAKLTSPMSVGTWILSTFGPAAGVAAIAEAAPWLPERGLLGLGRKLLPPAGHAAGLVAAVTAPALSTYTGVLLADTAVPSWHEAYPELPTIFAGSALASGAGVGLLAAPTAQAGPARRLAVAGGALELWGSHRVETRLGLLSEPYTVGTAGKLLKAGRALTAAGVTGALIGRRSRLLSALSGGALIAASVCTRFGIFHGGVASAKDPKYTVVPQRERAGRSEHRATDVNGPGAGPTGG, encoded by the coding sequence GTGAGTCCGGAGCGTGCCCCGGTGGGCGACCTGTTCCGCCGGTTCCGCGAGCGGCTCGCCGCCGAGGGGCCGGAGCGCCTCGGCGGCCCGGGCGCGCGTGCCGGTCACGGTCCGAAGGTGACGCCGACCGGCGCCGGCCCGGGGGCGAACGGCGGCGGGCCGCTGCTGGCCGGGCCGCAGGGCGGCAGTCGGGCCACCGGCTCCGGCGCGGGCGCGGCCCGGACCGACCGCGGCGCGGCCGAGCTGGGGCTGGCCCCGCAACCGCCGCGCGACGTGGCGCCGGCCGAGCGGCCCCGGCGCAAGGGCCGGCGGGGCGGCGGCGGGGAGCAGCTCACCGTGCCGCCCGCCGAGTTCACCTCCTACTACGGGCGGCCGATCCTCAAGGCGCCGGTGTGGAAGTGGGACATCGCGGCGTACCTGTTCACCGGCGGCCTCGCGGCCGGCTCCTCCCTGCTGGCGGCCGGTGGCCAGCTCACCGGCCGGCCGGCGCTGCGCCGGGCCGGTCGGGTCACCTCCCTCGCGGCGGTCACCGCCAGTGCCTACTTCCTCATCCACGACCTGGGCAAGCCGGCCCGGTTCCACCACATGCTGCGGGTGGCGAAGCTGACCTCGCCGATGTCGGTGGGCACCTGGATCCTCAGCACCTTCGGCCCGGCCGCCGGGGTCGCCGCGATCGCCGAGGCCGCGCCCTGGCTGCCCGAGCGCGGGCTGCTGGGCCTCGGCCGGAAACTGCTGCCCCCGGCCGGGCACGCCGCCGGGCTGGTCGCCGCGGTCACCGCGCCGGCGCTGTCCACGTACACCGGCGTGCTGCTCGCCGACACGGCGGTGCCGTCCTGGCACGAGGCGTACCCGGAACTGCCGACCATCTTCGCGGGCAGCGCCCTGGCCAGCGGCGCCGGCGTCGGGCTGCTCGCCGCGCCCACGGCGCAGGCCGGCCCGGCGCGGCGCCTCGCCGTCGCCGGCGGGGCCCTGGAGCTGTGGGGCTCGCACCGGGTGGAGACCCGACTCGGCCTGCTCAGCGAGCCCTACACGGTGGGGACCGCCGGCAAGCTGTTGAAGGCCGGGCGGGCGCTGACCGCCGCCGGGGTTACGGGCGCACTGATCGGCCGGCGCAGCCGGCTGCTCTCCGCGCTCTCCGGCGGCGCGCTGATCGCCGCCTCGGTCTGCACCCGGTTCGGCATCTTCCACGGGGGCGTCGCTTCGGCGAAGGACCCGAAGTACACCGTGGTGCCGCAGCGGGAACGCGCGGGGCGGAGCGAACACCGAGCAACAGACGTCAACGGGCCGGGCGCCGGCCCGACCGGGGGGTAG
- the fdh gene encoding formate dehydrogenase produces MGVKTFIQGWPVYRQLTGTDPLGRGAAAQSARSAALTARTETADSMARSVCPYCAVGCGQRVYVKDGQVTQIEGDADSPISRGRLCPKGSASKSLVTSPLRQQKVRYRRPYGTEWEDLDLDVALDMIADRVLAARDETWEDVDDAGRPLNRTLGISSLGGATLDNEENYLIKKLFTAMGALQIENQARIUHSATVPGLGTSFGRGGATDFQQDLVNADVIVIQGSNMAEAHPVGFQWVMEAKKRGTKVFHVDPRFTRTSALADTYLPIRAGTDIALLGGVVRYILENELDFREYVVAYTNAATIVSDDFVDTEELDGLFSGFNPETRAYDQQSWQYAGHERQGETTDTGIERETAAGLRHESHGMPVHGQTQRDETLQHPRCVYQILKRHFARYTPEMVERVCGIPQEKFLELARAWTENSGRDRTGMLVYSVGWTQHSVGVQYIRTGAIIQLLLGNMGRPGGGVLALRGHASIQGSTDIPTLFNLLPGYLPMPHHATHQTFDDWVRSIRHPGQKGFWGNARAFAASLLKAYWGDAATPENDFCYGYVPRMTGDHGTYQQVFNMIEGKIKGYFLLGQNPAVGSANGRAQRLGMANLDWLVVRDLFMIESATFWKNSPEVATGEIVPRECRTEVFFLPAASHVEKEGTFTQTQRLLQWREKALDPPGDCRSELWFFYHLGRKLREKLAGSDKPRDRALLDLAWDYPTHGPTAEPSAEAVLREINGFDVRTGRPLGGFAEARDDGSTAIGCWIYSGVYAEGVNQAARRKSRHEQSWVAPEWGWAWPANRRILYNRASADPEGRPWSERKKYVWWDPEKGEWTGYDVPDFEKTKAPTYRPPEGAAGPAGLAGDDAFVMQGDGKGWLYAPRGVLDGPLPTHYEPVESPVRNPMYGQQANPTRKVYITPVNRMNPSPPEEHTSVFPYVFTVSRLTEHHTAGGMSRFVRPLAELQPEMFVEVSPELAAEVGLAHLGWAHLVTGRAAIEAKVLVTDRLTPLRVEGRVIHQIWLPYHFGSEGLVTGDSANDLFGVTLDPNVLIQESKVGTCDIRPGRRPTGKALLDLVADYQRRAGLTREHRSPLITTEAGTEWRNE; encoded by the coding sequence ATGGGTGTGAAGACCTTCATCCAGGGTTGGCCGGTATACCGGCAGCTCACGGGCACCGACCCGCTCGGCCGGGGCGCCGCGGCCCAGTCTGCCCGGTCGGCGGCCCTGACCGCGCGCACGGAGACGGCCGACAGCATGGCCCGGTCGGTGTGTCCGTACTGTGCGGTGGGTTGCGGGCAGCGGGTGTACGTCAAGGACGGGCAGGTCACCCAGATCGAGGGGGACGCGGACAGCCCGATCTCCCGCGGCCGGCTCTGCCCGAAGGGCTCGGCCAGCAAGAGTCTGGTGACGAGCCCGCTGCGGCAGCAGAAGGTGCGCTACCGCCGTCCGTACGGCACGGAGTGGGAGGACCTGGACCTCGACGTCGCGCTCGACATGATCGCCGACCGGGTCCTTGCCGCCCGTGACGAGACGTGGGAGGACGTCGACGACGCGGGGCGGCCGCTGAACCGGACGCTGGGGATCTCCAGCCTCGGCGGGGCGACGCTGGACAACGAGGAGAACTACCTCATCAAGAAGCTGTTCACGGCGATGGGGGCGCTCCAGATCGAGAACCAGGCGCGGATTTGACACTCCGCCACCGTCCCCGGTCTGGGGACCAGCTTCGGTCGCGGCGGCGCGACGGACTTCCAGCAGGACCTGGTCAACGCTGACGTCATCGTCATCCAGGGCTCCAACATGGCCGAGGCCCACCCGGTGGGCTTCCAGTGGGTGATGGAGGCCAAGAAGCGCGGCACCAAGGTCTTCCACGTCGACCCGCGGTTCACTCGGACGAGCGCGCTGGCGGACACGTACCTGCCGATCCGGGCGGGCACCGACATCGCGCTGCTCGGCGGCGTGGTGCGCTACATCTTGGAGAACGAGCTCGACTTCCGCGAATACGTGGTCGCCTACACCAACGCCGCGACGATCGTCAGCGACGATTTCGTCGACACCGAGGAACTCGACGGCCTCTTTTCCGGCTTCAACCCGGAGACGCGGGCGTACGACCAGCAGAGCTGGCAGTACGCGGGGCATGAACGCCAGGGCGAGACCACGGACACCGGCATCGAGCGGGAGACCGCGGCCGGGCTGCGGCACGAATCGCACGGCATGCCCGTGCACGGCCAGACCCAGCGGGACGAGACGCTGCAGCACCCGCGCTGCGTCTACCAGATCCTCAAGCGGCACTTCGCCCGCTACACCCCGGAGATGGTCGAACGGGTCTGCGGCATCCCGCAGGAGAAGTTCCTCGAGCTGGCCCGCGCCTGGACGGAGAACTCGGGCCGGGACCGGACCGGCATGCTGGTCTACTCGGTGGGCTGGACCCAGCACAGCGTCGGCGTGCAGTACATCCGCACCGGGGCGATCATCCAGCTGCTGCTGGGCAACATGGGCCGCCCGGGCGGCGGCGTCCTGGCCCTGCGCGGGCACGCCAGCATCCAGGGCTCCACGGACATCCCGACCCTGTTCAACCTGCTGCCCGGCTACCTGCCGATGCCGCACCATGCGACGCACCAGACCTTCGACGACTGGGTGCGGAGCATCCGGCACCCCGGGCAGAAGGGCTTCTGGGGCAATGCGCGCGCCTTCGCGGCCAGCCTGCTCAAGGCGTACTGGGGTGATGCCGCGACGCCGGAGAACGACTTCTGCTACGGCTACGTGCCGCGGATGACCGGCGACCACGGCACGTACCAGCAGGTCTTCAACATGATCGAGGGCAAGATCAAGGGGTACTTCCTGCTCGGTCAGAACCCGGCGGTCGGCTCCGCGAACGGCCGGGCGCAGCGGCTCGGCATGGCGAACCTGGACTGGCTGGTGGTCCGCGACCTGTTCATGATCGAGAGCGCGACGTTCTGGAAGAACAGCCCCGAGGTGGCCACCGGCGAGATCGTGCCGCGGGAGTGCCGCACCGAGGTGTTCTTCCTGCCGGCGGCCTCGCACGTGGAGAAGGAGGGCACCTTCACCCAGACCCAGCGACTGCTGCAGTGGCGGGAGAAGGCCCTGGACCCGCCGGGCGACTGCCGTTCCGAGCTGTGGTTCTTCTACCACCTCGGCCGCAAGCTGCGGGAGAAGCTGGCCGGCTCCGACAAGCCGCGCGACCGGGCGCTGCTCGACCTGGCCTGGGACTACCCGACGCACGGCCCAACAGCCGAGCCGAGCGCCGAGGCGGTGCTGCGCGAGATCAACGGCTTTGACGTACGGACCGGCCGCCCGCTCGGCGGATTCGCCGAGGCCCGGGACGACGGTTCGACCGCCATCGGCTGCTGGATCTACTCAGGGGTCTACGCCGAGGGGGTCAACCAGGCCGCCCGGCGTAAGTCCCGGCACGAGCAGAGCTGGGTGGCCCCCGAGTGGGGCTGGGCCTGGCCCGCCAACCGGCGCATCCTCTACAACCGCGCCTCGGCCGATCCCGAGGGGCGGCCGTGGAGCGAGCGCAAGAAGTACGTCTGGTGGGACCCCGAGAAGGGCGAGTGGACCGGGTACGACGTGCCGGACTTCGAGAAGACCAAGGCGCCCACGTACCGGCCCCCCGAGGGTGCCGCCGGCCCGGCGGGCCTGGCCGGCGACGATGCCTTCGTCATGCAGGGCGACGGAAAGGGCTGGCTGTACGCGCCGCGAGGGGTCCTCGACGGGCCGCTGCCGACCCACTACGAGCCGGTCGAGTCGCCGGTGCGCAACCCGATGTACGGCCAGCAGGCCAACCCGACCCGCAAGGTCTACATCACCCCGGTGAACCGGATGAACCCGAGCCCGCCGGAGGAGCACACCTCGGTCTTCCCGTACGTCTTCACGGTCAGCCGGCTCACCGAGCACCACACCGCCGGCGGCATGAGCCGCTTCGTCCGGCCCCTGGCGGAGCTGCAGCCGGAGATGTTCGTGGAGGTCTCGCCGGAGCTGGCCGCCGAGGTCGGGCTGGCGCACCTCGGCTGGGCGCACCTGGTCACCGGCCGGGCCGCGATCGAGGCCAAGGTGCTGGTCACCGACCGGCTCACGCCGCTGCGGGTGGAGGGGCGGGTGATCCACCAGATCTGGCTGCCGTACCACTTCGGCTCCGAGGGGCTGGTGACCGGCGACTCGGCGAATGACCTCTTCGGCGTCACGCTCGACCCGAACGTGTTGATCCAGGAGAGCAAGGTGGGCACCTGTGACATCCGCCCCGGCCGGCGGCCGACCGGCAAGGCGCTGCTCGACCTGGTCGCCGACTACCAGCGGCGCGCCGGGCTGACGCGGGAGCACCGCAGCCCGCTCATCACCACGGAGGCCGGCACCGAGTGGAGGAACGAATGA
- a CDS encoding NAD(P)-dependent alcohol dehydrogenase — translation MRAVRMTAPGVLEQVEVATPTAGPGEVLLRVAAVGACHSDLHILDAPPGLFPTPMTLGHEIAGTVDSVGAGVDAWAAGDRAAVYGIIGCGHCRACLRGLENQCRVVPVGGIGLSRDGGLAEYVAVPASRLLHVGDLDLTLVAPLTDAGLTPYHAVELARAKLRPGTTCVVIGIGGLGHMAVQILVATTAVRIVAVDTSVAALDLASRLGAHAVVQAGPDSVDQVRGLVGAAPDGADVVLDFVGADPTLTTARQVVATGGQVLLVGLAGGTLPVRPVADEPPTLPLETSVQVPFWGTRAELQEVIALARGGVLQADVQTFPLAEAPEAYELLRRREIHGRAVIVP, via the coding sequence ATGCGCGCGGTACGGATGACCGCTCCCGGTGTGCTCGAACAGGTCGAGGTGGCCACCCCGACGGCCGGCCCGGGCGAGGTCCTGCTCCGCGTCGCGGCGGTCGGCGCCTGCCACTCCGACCTGCACATCCTCGACGCCCCGCCCGGGCTCTTCCCCACCCCGATGACGCTCGGCCACGAGATCGCCGGGACCGTCGACAGCGTCGGCGCCGGGGTGGACGCCTGGGCGGCCGGGGACCGGGCCGCGGTCTACGGGATCATCGGTTGCGGCCATTGCCGGGCCTGCCTGCGTGGGCTGGAGAACCAGTGCCGGGTGGTGCCGGTGGGCGGGATCGGGCTCAGCCGCGACGGCGGGCTCGCCGAGTACGTGGCGGTGCCCGCCTCGCGGCTGCTGCACGTGGGCGACTTGGACCTGACCCTGGTGGCCCCGCTGACCGACGCGGGGCTCACCCCTTACCACGCCGTCGAACTGGCCCGCGCGAAGCTGCGTCCCGGGACGACCTGCGTGGTGATCGGGATCGGCGGGCTGGGCCACATGGCGGTGCAGATCCTGGTGGCCACCACCGCCGTCCGGATCGTCGCGGTGGACACCAGCGTCGCCGCGCTCGACCTGGCCAGCCGGCTGGGCGCGCACGCCGTGGTGCAGGCCGGGCCGGACAGCGTCGACCAGGTCCGGGGGCTGGTCGGTGCGGCGCCGGACGGAGCGGACGTGGTGCTTGACTTCGTCGGGGCCGACCCCACGCTGACCACCGCCCGGCAGGTGGTCGCCACCGGCGGCCAGGTGCTGCTCGTCGGCCTCGCCGGCGGCACACTGCCGGTCCGGCCGGTCGCCGACGAGCCGCCGACCCTGCCGCTGGAGACCAGCGTCCAGGTGCCGTTCTGGGGCACCCGGGCGGAACTCCAGGAGGTTATCGCGCTGGCCCGGGGCGGGGTGCTGCAGGCCGACGTGCAGACCTTCCCGCTCGCCGAGGCGCCGGAGGCGTACGAGCTGCTGCGCCGCAGGGAGATCCACGGGCGGGCGGTCATCGTGCCCTGA